The Mucilaginibacter gracilis genomic interval CCACCTAACCAAAGGCTGTACATATCCATAATGTTTTCTTGTTTATAACCTACCGATGGATGGGGCTGCCTGTTAACTAAACAAAATTGATACAGATTTAAGAAAGCACGTCTCAAATTGCTGATTGCTGTTTAACAATCAGCCCATCCTATTGATACTTTTAAATCCCGCACATTTTATTATTTTTGGTATAAAATTAAACTTATGTTTCCTTTTATTGGCGAGGGCGGCGGTTATTATTATTACATTATTGTGGGTCTGCAAATTTTTTGCGGTTACCATGCGTATCAGCGTGGTAATTTACAGCGTTGGATATGGCTCATTGTTTTTTTGCCGGTTATTGGCTCGGCTATTTACCTTTTTAGCGAGGTATTTTCGGGCCAGAGGATGCGCGGCCCTAAAATAGATGTTGGAGCCATTATTAACCCCGGCGCCAAAATAAAAAAACTTGAAGACGACCTTCGCTTTACCGATACCTTTGCCAACCGCATTAAACTGGCCGACGCCTACCTGGCATCCGGCCAAACCGATAAAGCTGTTGAACTATACGAAACCAGCTTAACCGGCACCTTTGCCGATAATGAACATGCTTTATCGCAATTGATGACAGGCTATTATAACCAAAACCGGTATGAAGACGCTATTGCGATAGCAAATAAAATAAACCGATCGCAAAAGTTTCCAAAATCAAAGGCGCACATGCTTTACGCTATGGCACTGGAAAACACCGGACAAACTGAATTAGCCGAAAAAGAGTTTAAAGCCATGAAAGGTCGTTATTCGTGCTTTGAGCAGCGCTACCAATATGGCTTATTTTTAAAACGCGCTGCCCGGTATGATGATGCCCACCGCATTTTTACCGAAATAATTGACGAAGTGCCACACCTTGGGCCGATAGAAAAAAAG includes:
- a CDS encoding tetratricopeptide repeat protein, whose amino-acid sequence is MFPFIGEGGGYYYYIIVGLQIFCGYHAYQRGNLQRWIWLIVFLPVIGSAIYLFSEVFSGQRMRGPKIDVGAIINPGAKIKKLEDDLRFTDTFANRIKLADAYLASGQTDKAVELYETSLTGTFADNEHALSQLMTGYYNQNRYEDAIAIANKINRSQKFPKSKAHMLYAMALENTGQTELAEKEFKAMKGRYSCFEQRYQYGLFLKRAARYDDAHRIFTEIIDEVPHLGPIEKKTGREWFGKSREQLKAIANESVNK